One Lachancea thermotolerans CBS 6340 chromosome F complete sequence DNA window includes the following coding sequences:
- the RPA34 gene encoding DNA-directed RNA polymerase I subunit RPA34 (weakly similar to uniprot|P47006 Saccharomyces cerevisiae YJL148W RPA34 RNA polymerase I subunit A34.5), translated as MAEANGGLETSGYKKCKDLGDFQAEGKEVWLIRAPRKLDLSKVKSLPVDFTGKGKAAFEKQGLTFEVREDSHEDGSGLSVLVPADKQTLVSGAGVSRVFTISETVDLEQQAKDRKRRAPEPEPESGSVEADAEQQTPKKHKKDKKDKKDKKDKKEKKDKKDKKDKKHKHKA; from the coding sequence ATGGCGGAAGCAAACGGAGGGCTCGAAACGAGCGGATACAAGAAATGCAAAGACCTAGGTGACTTCCAAGCGGAAGGAAAGGAGGTGTGGCTGATAAGAGCTCCGCGGAAGCTGGATCTCAGCAAGGTAAAAAGCCTGCCAGTTGATTTCACCGGCAAGGGCAAGGCCGCATTCGAGAAGCAGGGCCTCACCTTCGAGGTGCGCGAAGACTCGCACGAAGACGGCTCTGGGCTTTCTGTGCTCGTGCCAGCCGACAAGCAGACACTGGTCAGCGGGGCCGGCGTGAGCCGCGTGTTCACAATCAGCGAGACCGTAGACCTGGAGCAGCAGGCGAAGGACCGCAAGCGCCGCGCGCCTGAGCCAGAGCCCGAGTCCGGGTCTGTCGAGGCGGACGCTGAGCAGCAGACGccaaagaagcacaagaaagacaagaaagacaagaaggataagaaggacaagaaagaaaagaaggacaagaaggacaagaaggacaaaaaACACAAGCATAAGGCCTGA
- the TFA2 gene encoding transcription factor TFIIE subunit TFA2 (some similarities with uniprot|P36145 Saccharomyces cerevisiae YKR062W TFA2 TFIIE small subunit involved in RNA polymerase II transcription initiation): MSNNDSLLANLNAFKSKVKAGPAPGGPRSTENEVKKREFKREESPVPKKVKKTSGGTPEQSLKGTHLSTKLLLATEYIQERGEAVPIEQIESYLSLSSENNVIPLLKNINKIKFDPKHNTLQYVSIYDVHSAEELLQLLRSQVTFKGISCKELKDGWPQCTEVIDELESKNRVLVLRTKKDNQPRFVWYNFGGSLGGVDEDFVKMWENCKLPQRGELPRKLQDLGLKPASVDPATVKRGSSRVEVKKRKQRKGKITNTHMAGILKDYSDRL; the protein is encoded by the coding sequence ATGAGCAATAACGACTCTTTGTTGGCGAACTTGAATGCATTCAAGAGCAAGGTGAAGGCCGGACCTGCACCTGGAGGGCCCAGAAGCACAGAGAACGAGGTGAAGAAGCGGGAGTTTAAGAGAGAAGAGAGCCCTGTGCCcaagaaggtgaagaagacCAGCGGCGGGACACCCGAGCAGAGTCTGAAGGGCACGCATTTGTCGaccaagctgctgctggccaCAGAGTACATCCAGGAGCGTGGCGAAGCTGTGCCCATCGAGCAGATCGAGTCATACCTGTCGCTATCATCGGAGAACAATGTGATTCcgctgctgaaaaacatcaacaagattAAGTTTGATCCTAAGCACAACACGCTGCAGTACGTGTCGATCTACGACGTACACTCCGCGGAGGAACTGCTACAGTTGCTGCGGTCGCAGGTGACGTTTAAGGGCATCTCGTGCAAGGAGCTGAAAGACGGGTGGCCGCAGTGCACGGAGGTGATCGACGAGCTAGAGTCTAAAAACCGAGTGCTTGTACTGCGcaccaagaaggacaacCAGCCCAGGTTTGTGTGGTACAACTTCGGCGGTTCGCTAGGTGGCGTGGACGAGGATTTTGTAAAAATGTGGGAGAACTGCAAGCTGCCGCAGCGGGGAGAGCTGCCCCGGAAGTTGCAGGACTTGGGGCTCAAGCCCGCAAGTGTGGACCCGGCAACCGTCAAGCGCGGCTCCTCGCGTGTGGAAGtcaagaagcgcaagcagCGCAAGGGGAAGATCACCAACACACACATGGCGGGGATCCTCAAAGATTACTCGGATCGTTTGTAG
- the SMT1 gene encoding Smt1p (weakly similar to uniprot|P47007 Saccharomyces cerevisiae YJL147C Hypothetical ORF) — MKRTFATTLSHLTKQKPADLRSTLKFLTQAGKGTTLTSLFENGKTEASHIKHIVDVLNNDLPDVELNKKRVDAHYDILMSRLKHVVEKSISGDDLSGARTAPGTSSQLSFQEKFARCHTSESLYSLLLELQVAHKLSRVAMAKIVMNRNFTHLKQVSENLPGFSHEVELAVMVGYRLRDADLNEIYKTYSSRWTDEWHNLTRIAQNLVWKSDHRLGGIAAVTRRMHEIKDWSSADIISLYQALYSVAHQLPVASSAELTKVQQLFVAALRALSRAVPTSEQAKKNCFAVVRASLENKLSAESSNSSEAGASVFQYRFMRRLDDLLQLSARDARLGPDVGTAIQGVLDSLHREEEQARSQMVLKFI; from the coding sequence ATGAAAAGGACGTTCGCGACCACGCTGAGTCACCTAACAAAGCAGAAGCCAGCAGACTTGCGATCGACACTGAAGTTCCTGACGCAAGCTGGCAAAGGGACGACGCTTACTTCCCTTTTCGAAAATGGGAAGACGGAGGCCTCCCACATCAAACATATTGTAGATGTTCTGAACAATGACCTACCTGACGTggagctcaacaagaagcgtGTGGATGCACACTACGATATCCTTATGTCCAGGCTCAAGCATGTCGTGGAGAAGTCTATATCGGGCGATGACCTGTCCGGTGCGAGAACAGCGCCAGGAACCTCTTCGCAGCTCAGCTTTCAAGAGAAGTTCGCGAGGTGCCACACCAGCGAGAGCCTCTACAGTCTTTTGCTAGAGCTACAAGTGGCACATAAGCTTTCACGAGTGGCTATGGCCAAAATTGTCATGAACCGGAACTTTACGCATTTGAAGCAGGTTAGCGAGAACTTGCCAGGCTTCAGCCATGAGGTGGAGCTTGCTGTTATGGTAGGCTATAGACTGCGTGATGCAGACTTGAATGAGATTTATAAGACATACAGCTCTAGATGGACGGATGAGTGGCACAACCTGACCCGCATCGCGCAAAATCTTGTCTGGAAGAGCGACCACCGTCTAGGAGGAATCGCTGCCGTTACGCGGCGGATGCATGAGATCAAGGACTGGAGCAGCGCCGACATAATCAGTTTGTACCAAGCCTTGTATTCCGTGGCACACCAGCTGCCCGTAGCGTCGTCGGCAGAGCTCACTAAGGTACAACAGCTGTTTGTTGCCGCGTTGCGAGCCCTGTCGCGCGCCGTACCAACATCCGAACAGGCTAAGAAGAACTGTTTCGCAGTGGTGCGTGCGAGCCTGGAAAACAAGTTGAGTGCTGAGAGCAGTAATAGCTCCGAGGCCGGCGCATCCGTGTTCCAGTACAGGTTCATGAGACGGCTAGACGATTTGCTGCAGCTGTCCGCGCGCGACGCAAGGTTAGGGCCAGACGTCGGAACCGCAATACAGGGTGTGCTGGACTCACTCCACCGCGAAGAGGAGCAAGCCCGCTCTCAAATGGTGCTGAAGTTCATATGA
- the IDS2 gene encoding Ids2p (weakly similar to uniprot|P46958 Saccharomyces cerevisiae YJL146W IDS2 Protein involved in modulation of Ime2p activity during meiosis appears to act indirectly to promote Ime2p-mediated late meiotic functions found in growing cells and degraded during sporulation) has translation MDLPDDLASAVRKSWSESAQPLSVLQGTDSPISTPRGTPKSSGRGSIPTSMDEPTVDYQLLKHHYAISDDGRRPSMQEDLMDVLQEMEFSNEQRPQAMRRGSIEEVSKIRQWLNPRSSFSGASTNEASTENTGATKCWVTTIETQDDFLPILVLNYSFKKSCSRYKLIVLYTEQTEMVASRLRDYGVETRRASDIAPILFSPQNQMGTADSRLSRWTMLFPFVSLTNDFELVCYLSPRALVLSNIDELLDSDAVAAEIDNETCVLLSNHMGARPTIMVLRPNKEIDACIREYMTVYLNAQNNGKWAKLQAADGSSVLRELFEDSWGLVAADFCHSGPGHIQPNAKIVECTTTQPWNLSYNDEASVLWRRAWSELI, from the coding sequence ATGGATTTGCCAGACGATCTGGCATCGGCGGTGAGGAAGTCGTGGTCTGAATCCGCCCAACCCTTATCCGTCCTTCAGGGGACAGACTCACCTATAAGCACGCCCCGTGGGACACCCAAAAGCTCCGGAAGGGGCTCGATTCCAACCAGTATGGATGAGCCGACTGTGGATTATCAGCTGTTAAAGCACCACTATGCTATCTCGGACGACGGAAGGAGGCCCAGTATGCAGGAGGACCTTATGGACGTACTGCAGGAAATGGAGTTTTCCAACGAGCAAAGACCCCAAGCCATGCGGCGCGGTTCTATCGAGGAAGTTTCTAAAATACGGCAGTGGTTGAATCCGCGTAGCTCGTTCTCCGGGGCTTCCACGAACGAGGCGTCCACAGAGAACACCGGTGCGACCAAGTGCTGGGTCACCACAATAGAGACTCAGGACGACTTTCTTCCAATCCTGGTTCTGAACtattctttcaagaaatccTGTTCTCGCTACAAGCTGATTGTGCTTTATACAGAGCAGACTGAGATGGTGGCTTCGCGCCTTCGGGACTACGGGGTCGAAACACGGAGGGCAAGCGACATAGCGCCTATCCTTTTTTCTCCACAAAATCAAATGGGCACAGCGGATAGCCGGCTTTCCAGGTGGACCATGCTCTTCCCGTTTGTATCACTGACAAACGATTTTGAGCTGGTCTGTTACCTGTCGCCGCGGGCACTTGTGCTGTCAAATATCGATGAACTGCTAGATTCGGATGCTGTGGCCGCCGAGATCGACAACGAAACCTGCGTGCTGCTCTCCAACCACATGGGCGCCCGCCCTACGATCATGGTGTTAAGGCCGAATAAGGAGATAGACGCCTGTATCCGCGAGTACATGACAGTTTACTTGAACGCACAAAACAACGGTAAATGGGCCAAGCTACAGGCAGCCGATGGCTCTAGCGTTCTGcgagagctcttcgaagACTCATGGGGGCTTGTTGCCGCGGATTTTTGCCACAGCGGGCCAGGTCATATTCAGCCAAACGCCAAAATCGTGGAGTGCACTACCACACAGCCCTGGAATCTTTCCTACAACGACGAAGCGAGTGTGCTGTGGAGAAGAGCGTGGAGCGAGCTTATCTGA
- the SFH5 gene encoding Sfh5p (similar to uniprot|P47008 Saccharomyces cerevisiae YJL145W SFH5 putative phosphatidylinositol transfer protein), with product MKFASDLEKKTFEKLVEQLPSLIEKKCQGYDEMYGYKLLPGEHYDESIAHALVYKYCKAYKFQYDEVASNLCSTLNWRREFDPLSAAFSERHDETLNNVGLLTKYDDEQSNRKVVTWNLYGELSKQKQVFADVNKFLRYRVGLMERSIGLLDFKDETNDYVAQVHDYDGVSMWRMDPDIKKCTKQVIAVFQKHYPEMLSAKFFINVPSLLTWVYDVVKRFVNEETRRKFVVLNDGTKLGQYLPAAPSKLYGGNSKQTLEEQNVLEVKPTPYALYLFEQKVGADVE from the coding sequence ATGAAGTTTGCCAGCGACctagagaagaagacttttgaaaagctcgtTGAGCAGCTACCTTCTTTGATCGAGAAGAAATGCCAAGGCTACGATGAGATGTATGGGTATAAGCTTTTGCCAGGCGAGCATTACGACGAAAGCATTGCCCACGCTCTAGTCTACAAGTACTGCAAGGCTTACAAGTTCCAGTACGATGAGGTAGCGTCTAACCTCTGTAGCACACTGAATTGGAGACGCGAGTTTGATCCTCTAAGCGCTGCATTCAGCGAGCGTCATGACGAAACATTGAACAACGTGGGACTTTTGACCAAATACGACGACGAGCAATCCAACCGGAAAGTCGTCACCTGGAATCTGTATGGAGAGCTGTCAAAGCAGAAACAGGTTTTTGCAGACGTTAACAAATTCCTGCGCTACAGAGTCGGATTGATGGAAAGGTCCATCGGTCTACTTGACTTCAAGGACGAGACGAACGACTACGTTGCGCAGGTGCACGACTACGATGGCGTCTCTATGTGGCGGATGGACCctgacatcaaaaagtgCACCAAGCAGGTCATCGCGGTTTTCCAGAAGCACTATCCGGAGATGCTGTCCGCcaaattcttcatcaacgttCCCAGTCTCTTGACCTGGGTTTACGACGTGGTGAAAAGATTTGTGAACGAGGAAACGAGACGCAAGTTCGTGGTACTGAACGACGGCACGAAGCTTGGCCAGTACTTGCCTGCAGCGCCCTCCAAGCTCTACGGGGGCAACTCCAAGCAGACGCTAGAGGAACAGAACGTGCTAGAGGTCAAGCCCACGCCATACGCGCTGTATTTGTTCGAGCAGAAGGTCGGTGCTGACGTCGAGTGA